A window of Streptomyces armeniacus contains these coding sequences:
- a CDS encoding RNA polymerase sigma factor → MPESSERGGAGREGPQPPADPHIVHGTGRGLAATVPGVPHAAPEPAAITLEVAPVQTQTLTDAAPAATAVSPPAAHSAPADLPPYPETVPPQAGHPEPDPDAQPAAKPGTGVGSGPSADLFRQYLREIGRIPLLSAADEVELARRVEAGLFAEERLSSAGDLDTQLALDLDKIVVLGRMAKRRLIEANLRLVVSVAKRYVGRGLTMLDLVQEGNLGLIRAVEKFDYARGYKFSTYATWWIRQAMSRALADQARTIRVPVHVVELINRVVRVQRRMLQERGQEPTAEEVAAHLELTEERVTEVLRLAQEPVSLHAPVGEEDDVNLGDLIEDGDAPSPVESAAFLLLREHLEAVLSTLGERERKVVQLRYGLADGRPRTLEEIGRIFGVTRERIRQIESKTLNKLRDHAFADQLRGYLD, encoded by the coding sequence GTGCCTGAGTCATCGGAGCGCGGCGGTGCTGGCCGGGAGGGGCCACAGCCCCCCGCGGATCCGCACATCGTTCACGGGACGGGGCGCGGCTTGGCCGCGACCGTTCCCGGAGTTCCGCACGCCGCCCCCGAACCGGCAGCGATCACCTTGGAGGTCGCCCCCGTGCAGACCCAGACCCTGACCGACGCCGCCCCCGCCGCCACGGCGGTCTCTCCGCCGGCCGCGCACTCCGCGCCGGCCGACCTGCCGCCGTACCCCGAGACCGTACCGCCGCAGGCCGGCCACCCGGAGCCGGACCCGGACGCGCAACCGGCCGCGAAGCCCGGTACGGGGGTGGGCAGCGGGCCCTCCGCCGACCTGTTCCGCCAGTACCTGCGCGAGATCGGCCGCATTCCGCTGCTGTCCGCCGCCGACGAGGTCGAGCTGGCACGCCGCGTCGAGGCGGGACTGTTCGCCGAGGAGCGGCTGAGCTCGGCCGGCGACCTGGACACGCAGCTCGCCCTGGACCTCGACAAGATCGTGGTGCTCGGCCGGATGGCCAAGCGCCGCCTCATCGAGGCCAACCTCCGGCTCGTCGTCTCCGTCGCCAAACGCTATGTGGGCCGCGGCCTGACCATGCTGGACCTCGTACAGGAGGGCAACCTCGGGCTGATACGCGCGGTGGAGAAGTTCGACTACGCGCGCGGCTACAAGTTCTCGACGTACGCGACCTGGTGGATCCGGCAGGCCATGTCACGCGCGCTCGCCGACCAGGCCCGTACGATCCGCGTCCCGGTGCACGTCGTCGAGCTGATCAACCGCGTCGTACGGGTGCAGCGCCGCATGCTCCAGGAGCGCGGCCAGGAGCCGACGGCCGAAGAGGTCGCGGCGCACCTGGAGTTGACCGAGGAACGCGTCACCGAGGTGCTGCGGCTCGCCCAGGAGCCGGTGTCGCTGCACGCGCCGGTCGGCGAGGAAGACGACGTCAACCTCGGCGACCTGATCGAGGACGGCGACGCGCCCTCACCCGTGGAGTCGGCCGCGTTCCTGCTGCTCCGCGAGCACCTGGAGGCGGTGCTGTCCACGCTCGGCGAGCGCGAACGCAAGGTCGTACAGCTCCGCTACGGGCTGGCCGACGGCAGACCCCGCACGCTGGAGGAGATAGGGCGCATCTTCGGCGTCACGCGCGAACGCATCCGGCAGATCGAGTCGAAGACCCTCAACAAGCTGCGCGACCACGCCTTCGCGGACCAGCTGCGCGGCTACCTGGACTAG
- the dnaG gene encoding DNA primase → MAGRINDEDVKAVRNAVPIDAVVSEYLQLRNAGGGNLKGLCPFHDEKSPSFTVSPSKGLYHCFGCQEGGDTLDFVMKVDHLSFSESVERLAAQAGITLRYEEGGYGRASQQGERTRLVEAHRIAARFYAEQLDGAEAEVGRRFLAERGFDAEAARHFGVGYAPAGWDHLVRFLRGKGFSDKEMVLSGLAQDSRSGRPIDRFRGRLLWPIRDITGEVVGFGARKLREDDNGPKYLNTPETAIYHKSQVLYGIDLAKREIAKAGRAVVVEGYTDVMACHLAGVTGAIATCGTSFGGDHVKILRRVLMDNSRSEVVFTFDGDAAGQKAALRAFEDDQKFAARTSIAITPGGMDPCELRLAKGDEAVRELVEGRTLLFEFAIRSVVEQHNLDTAEGRSAALEEAAPIVARIKDAAIQHEHAVRLAGLLGIMDTQFVVQRVAQLARWARERGSRPPGGPQRGTGPGGQAAGPYAQSQQRPQQQSQQPQSPQYGPGGGPALNLRSPAHRVERELLKLALQRPELVAPAFDAYGADEFTAPPYAVLRQAIEAAGGVTDADGDFLTRVRDAAPDDTVRSLITELAVEAPRISRQPDETYAGEQLVAVRLAAVNARIAELEGNALRMEARRDYEGSAPVRAQLWELQQYGRGLRERGAAAL, encoded by the coding sequence GTGGCGGGAAGGATCAACGACGAAGACGTGAAGGCGGTGCGGAACGCGGTTCCGATCGACGCCGTCGTCTCCGAGTATCTCCAGCTCCGCAACGCGGGCGGGGGCAATCTCAAGGGCCTGTGCCCGTTCCACGACGAGAAGTCGCCGTCGTTCACCGTCAGCCCCAGCAAGGGCCTGTACCACTGCTTCGGCTGCCAGGAGGGCGGGGACACCCTCGACTTCGTGATGAAGGTCGACCACCTGTCCTTCTCCGAGTCCGTGGAGCGGCTGGCCGCGCAGGCCGGGATCACCCTCCGGTACGAGGAGGGGGGTTACGGCCGGGCCAGCCAGCAGGGGGAGCGGACCCGGCTGGTGGAGGCGCACCGGATCGCCGCGCGGTTCTACGCCGAGCAGCTGGACGGCGCGGAGGCCGAGGTGGGCCGGCGGTTCCTGGCCGAGCGCGGCTTCGACGCGGAGGCGGCGCGGCACTTCGGGGTGGGTTACGCCCCGGCGGGCTGGGACCACCTGGTGCGTTTCCTGCGCGGCAAGGGCTTTTCGGACAAGGAGATGGTGCTGTCCGGGCTGGCCCAGGACAGCCGTAGCGGCAGGCCCATCGACCGGTTCCGGGGCAGGCTGCTGTGGCCGATCCGGGACATCACGGGCGAGGTGGTGGGCTTCGGTGCCCGCAAGCTCCGCGAGGACGACAACGGGCCGAAGTACCTCAACACCCCCGAAACGGCCATCTACCACAAATCGCAGGTCCTGTACGGCATCGACCTCGCCAAGCGCGAGATCGCCAAGGCGGGCCGCGCGGTCGTCGTCGAGGGGTACACGGACGTGATGGCCTGCCATCTGGCCGGGGTCACGGGCGCCATCGCGACGTGCGGCACGTCGTTCGGCGGCGACCACGTCAAGATCCTGCGCCGGGTGCTGATGGACAACTCCCGCTCGGAGGTCGTCTTCACCTTCGACGGCGACGCGGCGGGGCAGAAGGCGGCGCTGCGGGCGTTCGAGGACGACCAGAAGTTCGCGGCGCGTACGTCGATCGCCATCACGCCCGGCGGCATGGACCCCTGCGAGCTGCGGCTCGCCAAGGGCGACGAGGCCGTACGGGAGCTGGTGGAGGGGCGGACGCTGCTGTTCGAGTTCGCGATCCGGTCCGTGGTGGAGCAGCACAACCTCGATACGGCGGAGGGGCGTTCGGCGGCGCTGGAGGAGGCGGCGCCGATCGTGGCGCGGATCAAGGACGCCGCGATCCAGCACGAGCACGCCGTACGGCTGGCGGGGCTGCTCGGCATCATGGACACGCAGTTCGTGGTGCAGCGCGTGGCACAGCTCGCGCGCTGGGCGCGGGAGCGCGGCTCCCGGCCGCCCGGCGGCCCGCAGCGCGGGACGGGGCCCGGCGGCCAGGCCGCCGGCCCGTACGCGCAGTCGCAGCAGCGGCCGCAGCAGCAGTCACAGCAGCCGCAGTCCCCGCAGTACGGCCCCGGCGGCGGCCCGGCGCTCAACCTCCGCAGCCCCGCCCACCGGGTGGAGCGGGAGCTGCTGAAACTCGCCCTCCAGCGCCCCGAGCTGGTCGCCCCGGCCTTCGACGCGTACGGTGCCGACGAGTTCACCGCGCCGCCGTACGCCGTGCTGCGGCAGGCGATCGAGGCGGCGGGGGGCGTGACGGACGCCGACGGCGACTTCCTGACGCGCGTACGGGACGCGGCGCCGGACGACACCGTGCGCTCGCTCATCACCGAGCTGGCCGTCGAGGCGCCGCGCATCTCGCGGCAGCCGGACGAGACGTACGCGGGGGAGCAGCTGGTCGCCGTACGGCTGGCGGCGGTGAACGCCCGTATCGCCGAACTGGAAGGCAACGCCCTGCGGATGGAGGCGCGGCGGGACTACGAGGGCTCGGCGCCGGTGCGGGCGCAGCTGTGGGAGCTGCAGCAGTACGGGCGCGGGCTGCGCGAGCGGGGCGCCGCGGCGCTCTGA
- a CDS encoding NAD(P)/FAD-dependent oxidoreductase, with amino-acid sequence MVDAHRTFVIVGGGLAGAKAAETLRAEGFSGRVILIGDERDHPYERPPLSKGYLAGTDERDSVFVHEPAWYASADIELHLGQPAVHIDREGQSVRLGDGTRVHYDTLLLATGAEPRRLDIPGTSLAGVHHLRRLAHADRLRGVLAARGRENGHLVIAGAGWIGLEVAAAARSYGAEVTVIEPEPTPLHTVLGPELGTLFADLHSEHGVRFHFGARLTEIEGHAGMVRSVHTDDGEEHLAHDVLAAIGAAPRTGLAESAGLALAEGPGGGIAVDSSLRTTDPRIFAAGDAAAVQHPLLGTRLRVEHWANALNSGPAAARAMLGQEVSYDRVPYFFSDQYDVGLEYSGWAPPGSYDEVVCRGDVGKREFIAFWLRDGRVLAGLNCNVWDVTAPIQSLIRSNHSVDPQSLANPDIPLGDL; translated from the coding sequence GTGGTCGACGCACATCGAACGTTCGTCATCGTCGGCGGTGGCCTGGCCGGAGCCAAAGCGGCCGAGACCCTGCGCGCGGAGGGTTTCAGCGGCCGCGTCATCCTGATCGGTGACGAACGCGACCACCCCTACGAGCGTCCCCCGCTCTCCAAGGGTTATCTCGCCGGGACCGACGAGCGCGACAGCGTCTTCGTCCACGAGCCCGCGTGGTACGCGAGCGCCGACATCGAACTCCACCTCGGGCAGCCCGCCGTGCACATCGACCGCGAGGGCCAGTCCGTACGCCTCGGCGACGGCACCCGCGTGCACTACGACACCCTGCTGCTCGCCACCGGCGCCGAACCGCGCCGCCTCGACATCCCCGGCACCAGCCTCGCCGGAGTACACCACCTGCGGCGGCTCGCGCACGCCGACCGGCTGCGCGGCGTGCTCGCCGCACGGGGGCGGGAGAACGGCCACCTGGTCATCGCCGGAGCCGGCTGGATCGGCCTGGAGGTCGCGGCGGCGGCGCGCTCGTACGGCGCGGAGGTCACCGTCATCGAACCGGAACCCACCCCGCTGCACACCGTCCTCGGCCCCGAGCTCGGCACGCTCTTCGCCGACCTGCACAGCGAGCACGGCGTGCGCTTCCACTTCGGGGCCCGGCTGACGGAGATCGAGGGCCACGCCGGAATGGTCCGGTCCGTACACACGGACGACGGCGAGGAACACCTCGCACACGACGTACTCGCCGCGATCGGCGCCGCGCCCCGTACGGGGCTCGCCGAATCGGCGGGACTCGCGCTCGCGGAGGGGCCGGGCGGCGGCATCGCCGTCGACTCGTCGCTCCGTACGACGGACCCGCGGATCTTCGCGGCGGGCGACGCGGCGGCCGTACAGCACCCGCTGCTCGGCACGCGGCTGCGCGTCGAGCACTGGGCGAACGCCCTCAACTCCGGCCCCGCGGCCGCCCGCGCGATGCTCGGCCAGGAGGTCAGCTACGACCGGGTGCCGTACTTCTTCTCCGACCAGTACGACGTCGGCCTCGAGTACAGCGGCTGGGCGCCGCCCGGCTCGTACGACGAGGTGGTGTGCCGCGGTGACGTGGGGAAGCGCGAGTTCATCGCGTTCTGGCTGCGGGACGGCCGGGTGCTGGCGGGGCTGAACTGCAACGTCTGGGACGTCACGGCCCCCATCCAGTCCCTGATCCGCTCAAACCACTCCGTGGACCCCCAGTCCCTCGCCAACCCGGACATCCCACTGGGGGATCTCTGA
- a CDS encoding GNAT family N-acetyltransferase, whose amino-acid sequence MATTIRTAVVPVGEIFALRWGVLRGGLPRESAVFAEDEDPDAFHLAAYGPDTAPLGCGSFFREPFTGAPGAQRPPDAHAPAPDAEAATAADTATAADAAYRIRGMATAEQARGRGYGTAVLRAGVVEAVARGARLLWCTGRTDARGFYERHGFAVSGAEFVIEGVGPHVVLVREIG is encoded by the coding sequence ATGGCTACGACCATCCGTACCGCCGTGGTGCCCGTGGGGGAGATCTTCGCGTTGCGGTGGGGGGTGTTGCGGGGCGGGTTGCCGCGGGAGTCCGCGGTGTTCGCCGAGGACGAGGACCCCGACGCGTTCCACCTCGCCGCATACGGCCCCGACACCGCACCCCTCGGCTGCGGCAGCTTCTTCCGCGAGCCCTTCACCGGCGCCCCCGGCGCGCAGCGCCCGCCGGACGCGCACGCGCCCGCGCCGGACGCGGAAGCCGCGACCGCCGCAGACACCGCGACCGCCGCAGACGCCGCGTACCGCATCCGCGGCATGGCCACCGCGGAGCAGGCACGCGGTCGCGGTTACGGCACCGCCGTCCTCCGTGCCGGGGTCGTGGAGGCCGTGGCGCGCGGGGCCCGGCTGCTGTGGTGTACGGGCCGTACGGACGCCCGCGGCTTCTACGAGCGGCACGGATTCGCCGTCAGCGGCGCGGAGTTCGTGATCGAGGGGGTCGGCCCGCACGTCGTCCTCGTACGGGAGATCGGCTGA
- the snpA gene encoding snapalysin, whose amino-acid sequence MKRSRTALSTALGLGLAVASLAAAPAATTAAPPAAPKASAPHASANSVTAAYTGGGTAAQRAEHSKVFAAIQKIAAKKQAAKPGIQAVTITYNDSAAPRYQGQISQSTQIWNSSVNNVKLQETAGSGDFSYREGNSPRGSYAQTDGRGHGYVFIDYRQSQQYNSLRIVSHETGHILGLPDHYQGPCSELMSGGGPGPSCTNARPNPQESARVDQLWRYGLSSAFKP is encoded by the coding sequence GTGAAACGCTCCAGGACTGCGCTCTCCACCGCACTCGGTCTCGGCTTGGCGGTCGCGAGCCTGGCCGCGGCGCCCGCCGCGACCACCGCAGCGCCCCCCGCCGCACCCAAGGCGTCCGCGCCGCACGCGTCCGCGAACTCCGTGACGGCCGCCTACACCGGCGGCGGCACGGCCGCCCAGCGGGCCGAGCACAGCAAGGTGTTCGCGGCGATCCAGAAGATCGCCGCGAAGAAGCAGGCGGCCAAGCCCGGCATCCAGGCCGTCACCATCACGTACAACGACAGCGCCGCGCCCAGATACCAGGGCCAGATATCCCAGAGCACCCAGATCTGGAACTCCTCGGTCAACAACGTGAAGCTGCAGGAGACCGCGGGCAGCGGCGACTTCTCGTACCGCGAGGGCAACAGCCCGCGCGGCAGCTACGCGCAGACCGACGGCCGTGGCCACGGCTACGTCTTCATCGACTACCGGCAGAGCCAGCAGTACAACTCGCTGCGGATCGTCTCGCACGAGACCGGCCACATCCTCGGTCTGCCCGACCACTACCAGGGCCCGTGCAGCGAGCTGATGTCCGGCGGCGGCCCCGGCCCGTCCTGCACCAACGCCCGCCCGAACCCGCAGGAGAGCGCCCGCGTGGACCAGCTCTGGCGGTACGGCCTGAGCAGCGCGTTCAAGCCGTGA